In Carya illinoinensis cultivar Pawnee chromosome 9, C.illinoinensisPawnee_v1, whole genome shotgun sequence, the following are encoded in one genomic region:
- the LOC122275500 gene encoding actin cytoskeleton-regulatory complex protein pan1-like isoform X4 gives MNSALIVLPNVFQYLAGWHHAKNLEVLMLYNGGIQFGIHHSVDIWEERKVFGSRGRSLKDEMLGKNPPPLMNSGKSSNPIKIVKRDANSVRIKLAVGGILEKLFTAFQSVLDEYPAEEVALSNCNATVHHVSIIGQDVESALTQGNQQGSAVVDELQEQEGMLKQYVGQLESAEATRASLISQLKEALQDQESKLEFIRTQLQVARDQIEQASKIRKRLISPTVPCPPATTMNPTAEATRVVEQNMLSVQSTSTLPQTALMQPVVSFAPTRTTEEENKKSAAAAVAAKLAASASSAQMLTSVLSSLVAEEVASMNGSMNSTGFSSALSMFPPEKRPKLEKPMPVSDESSSDVSSTTYFIPLQQQPMTNVPSAPSTSSSQASQMQGPFAALLPPPPPPPSTPANPPASQYVQSAGLVVMPYGYGANTLPPPPPLPPHVTMSLARSAPQPPGQPQPQPQQSQHQQQPATGGFYRPPGVGFYGQSHQPTAPPVTRH, from the exons GTTGACATATGGGAAGAAAGGAAGGTTTTTGGTTCTCGAGGGCGGAGTCTTAAAGATGAAATGCTGGGTAAGAATCCTCCTCCTCTCATGAACAGTGGAAAGAGTTCAAATCCAATCAAGATAGTGAAGAGGGATGCAAACTCAGTTAGAATT AAATTGGCTGTTGGAGGTATTCTAGAGAAACTATTTACCGCATTTCAATCTGTACTTGATGAATATCCTGCTGAAGAAGTCGCCTTAAGTAACTGTAATGCTACTGTACATCATGTGAGTATAATTGGGCAAGATGTTGAAAGTGCCTTAACACAAG GAAATCAGCAAGGATCTGCTGTGGTAGATGAGCTGCAAGAACAAGAAGGGATGCTTAAGCAATATGTTGGGCAACTTGAGAGTGCAGAGGCAACTAGGGCTTCCCTGATTTCCCAGCTTAAAGAAGCACTTCAGGACCAA GAATCAAAGCTGGAATTTATTCGCACTCAGTTGCAA GTTGCTCGGGATCAGATTGAACAAGCAAGCAAGATTAGGAAGAGATTAATATCACCCACTGTTCCTTGTCCCCCGGCCACTACCATGAACCCAACAGCAGAAGCAACGAGGGTTGTAGAACAGAATATGCTTTCAGTTCAATCAACCAGTACCCTACCTCAGACTGCCCTTATGCAACCTGTAGTTTCTTTTGCTCCCACCAGAACTACTGAAGAAGAGAACAAAAAGTCAGCAGCAGCTGCAGTTGCTGCTAAACTTGCTGCCTCCGCATCCTCTGCACAAATGCTTACCTCTGTTCTTTCATCCCTTGTTGCAGAAGAAGTTGCCTCTATGAATGGTAGCATGAATTCAACTGGATTTAGTTCAGCACTATCCATGTTCCCTCCAGAAAAACGGCCCAAACTTGAGAAACCAATGCCTGTTTCTGATGAAAGCAGTTCTGATGTCAGCAGCACAACCTATTTTATCCCTCTGCAACAGCAACCAATGACCAATGTGCCATCTGCACCATCTACTAGCTCTTCACAAGCCAGCCAGATGCAAGGTCCCTTTGCTGCCCTACTaccaccacctccaccaccaccttCAACCCCTGCAAATCCACCAGCAAGTCAATATGTCCAATCTGCTGGACTGGTTGTAATGCCTTATGGGTATGGAGCAAATACTCTACCCCCTccacctcctcttcctccacacGTTACAATGAGTTTGGCAAGGTCTGCCCCCCAGCCACCTGGGCAGCCACAGCCTCAGCCTCAGCAATCACAACATCAGCAACAGCCAGCCACTGGAGGATTTTACCGGCCACCTGGTGTTGGATTCTACGGGCAAAGCCATCAGCCAACGGCGCCGCCAGTAACTCGGCATTGA